From one Malus sylvestris chromosome 1, drMalSylv7.2, whole genome shotgun sequence genomic stretch:
- the LOC126624217 gene encoding putative RING-H2 finger protein ATL21B: MNIPRPILFFFILFFFFFLSSSLENCMLDDICGDGEPAIQFPFGIQKNQPESCSYPGFELSCDSSNHTILTLPYSGQFAVQGIDYAEQQIWINDPNSCLAQRVLSLNLSGSPFYGLTNESFTFFNCSLDYLKYRLLHPIACMSGSTYTVFATTSSRVISFLASTSTCTRIGTFVVPVEFPLYAEVMSSDLNGHLRLAWDWPGCGRCAARGGRCGFESNSSHQVVCSRLPQRGIPRGARYAITVGVGVPAILCVLGVLCCVLGKVKSLTRGHRTLPEFNSAVAPQPTIVRGLDRPSLEAYPKIVLGESRRLPKLDDNMCSICLSEYRPKETVKTIPPCQHCFHADCIDEWLQMNATCPICRNSPP, translated from the exons atgaatattCCCAGACCAATCTTGTTCTTCttcatcctcttcttcttcttcttcttgtcaaGCAGCTTAGAAAATTGCATGTTGGATGATATCTGCGGCGACGGCGAGCCGGCCATCCAATTCCCGTTTGGGATACAAAAAAACCAGCCAGAGTCGTGCTCCTATCCCGGTTTTGAACTGTCCTGTGACAGCAGCAACCATACAATCCTCACCCTTCCTTATTCCGGGCAGTTCGCTGTCCAGGGTATAGACTATGCCGAACAACAAATATGGATTAACGATCCAAACAGCTGCCTCGCACAACGAGTTTTGTCCCTCAATCTCTCAGGCTCTCCATTTTATGGATTGACAAACGAAAGCTTTACGTTCTTTAACTGCTCGTTGGATTATTTGAAATACAGATTATTACACCCTATTGCTTGCATGAGCGGCTCTACGTACACAGTTTTTGCCACCACTTCTTCGAGGGTGATTAGTTTCTTGGCGTCTACATCGACATGCACTCGAATCGGTACGTTTGTTGTTCCGGTTGAGTTTCCGTTGTACGCGGAGGTTATGTCGTCGGACCTGAATGGCCATCTCCGGCTCGCATGGGACTGGCCAGGGTGCGGCCGTTGTGCCGCACGTGGTGGCCGGTGTGGGTTTGAGAGTAATTCTAGTCATCAAGTTGTTTGCTCAAGACTTCCTCAGCGAG GAATCCCAAGGGGCGCACGCTATGCTATTACTGTTGGAGTTGGAGTGCCAGCAATCTTGTGCGTTTTGGGGGTTTTATGCTGCGTCCTTGGCAAGGTCAAGTCGTTAACAAGGGGCCATAGAACTCTGCCTGAGTTTAATTCCGCAGTGGCTCCGCAGCCCACCATCGTCAGGGGTCTCGATAGGCCGAGCCTCGAGGCCTACCCAAAAATAGTCCTTGGAGAAAGCCGGCGCTTACCAAAGCTCGACGACAACATGTGCTCAATATGCTTGTCCGAGTACCGGCCCAAGGAGACGGTGAAGACCATCCCCCCATGCCAGCATTGCTTCCATGCTGATTGCATCGATGAATGGCTTCAAATGAATGCTACTTGCCCTATTTGTCGGAATTCTCCACCGTGA
- the LOC126624256 gene encoding calcineurin B-like protein 4, translating to MGCYCSKEAKTPGYEDPAVLAAATPFTVNEVEALYELFKKLSSSIFDDGLIHKEEFQLALFRNRNRRNLFADRIFDLFDIKRNGVIEFGEFVRSLGVFHPNAPVEDKISFAFRLYDLRQTGYIEREELKEMVLALLHESDLVLSDDVIEVIVDRTYNDADKKGDGRIDEEEWKEFVLKHPSMIKNMTLPYLKDISVAFPSFVMTSEVEDSEI from the exons ATGGGCTGCTATTGTTCAAAGGAAGCTAAAACGCCTGGCTATGAGGACCCTGCGGTTCTTGCTGCTGCGACACCTT TTACTGTGAACGAAGTAGAAGCCTTGTATGAGCTTTTTAAGAAATTGAGCAGTTCGATATTTGATGATGGACTGATCCACAAG GAAGAATTTCAGCTGGCGCTCTTCAGGAACAGAAATCGGAGGAATCTTTTTGCAGACAGG ATTTTTGACTTATTTGATATCAAGCGCAATGGGGTTATCGAGTTTGGAGAATTTGTTCGATCGTTAGGTGTCTTTCACCCCAATGCACCTGTCGAAGACAAAATTTCAT TTGCTTTTAGACTGTATGATCTGAGACAGACAGGGTACATTGAGCGAGAGGAG TTGAAGGAGATGGTACTGGCACTTCTGCACGAATCTGATCTGGTACTCTCGGATGATGTCATCGAAGTGATTGTGGATAGG ACATACAACGACGCAGATAAGAAAGGTGATGGGCGGATTGATGAAGAAGAGTGGAAGGAATTTGTGTTGAAGCATCCGTCTATGATCAAGAATATGACTCTCCCGTATTTAAA GGATATATCAGTAGCGTTTCCGAGCTTTGTGATGACTTCTGAAGTTGAAGATTCAGAAATATGA
- the LOC126624072 gene encoding uncharacterized protein LOC126624072, translating into MQSVDEDHKKKNLKRSRSFTFDMPVTDPNLTQSLDDCVLFPLEEIVQHPLPGYIAPTSISFSPDDTIITYLFSPDHTLNRKVFAFDLKTGKQELCFSPPDGGLDESNISPEEKLRRERSRERGLGVTRYEWVKTSSKRNAIMVPLPAGIYFQDLSNSQAELKLPCTSGSPIIDPHLSPDGTMLGYVRDCELHVLNLLYNECIQLTYGAKGDVLTHGLAEYIAQEEMDRKNGYWWSLDSKFIAFTEVDSSEIPLFRIMHQGESSVGSEAQEDHAYPFAGASNVKVRLGVVSSAGGPITWMDLLCGGADQPDSEDEYLARVNWMHGNALIAQVLNRSHSRLKILKFDIKTGKRKVLLVEEQETWVSLHDCLTPLDRGVTKFSGGFIWASEKTGFKHLYLHDSNGTCLGPITEGDWMVEQIAGVNEAVGLVYFTGTLDGPLESHLYCAKLFMDGNQPLQAPVRLTRSKGKHAVVLDHHMRIFVDIHDSLDSPPKVILCSLHDGSLIMPLYEPSLTVPGFKKLQLEPPELVHLRANDGTTLYAGLYKPDETRFGPPPYKTLISVYGGPSVQLVSDSWINTVDMKAQYLRSKGILVWKLDNRGTARRGLKFEGSLKYNCGQVDADDQLTGAEWLIEKGLARAGHIGLYGWSYGGYLSAMTLARFPDVFRCAVSGAPVTSWDGYDTFYTEKYMGLPSENEEGYESSSVMHHVHKMKGKLLLVHGMIDENVHFRHTARLVNALVAAGKSYELLIFPDERHMPRRHRDRIYMEERIWEFIERSL; encoded by the exons ATGCAATCAGTTGATGAGGATCATAAGAAGAAGAATTTAAAGCGTTCGAGATCATTTACTTTCGACATGCCTGTGACTGACCCGAATTTGACACAAAGTCTTGATGACTGTGTTCTTTTCCCACTCGAAGAGATTGTGCAACACCCGTTGCCGGGATATATTGCTCCGACTTCAATCAGTTTCAGTCCTGATGATACTATTATAACTTATTTGTTCAGTCCCGATCACACTTTGAATCGAAAGGTATTTGCTTTCGATCTCAAAACTGGCAAGCAAGAGTTGTGTTTCAGTCCTCCTGATGGCGGACTTGACGAGAGCAATATATCACCAGAAGAAAAGTTGAGAAGAGAGAGGTCGAGGGAGCGTGGGTTGGGAGTGACACGGTATGAATGGGTGAAGACAAGCTCGAAAAGGAATGCAATCATGGTGCCATTGCCAGCTGGG ATTTATTTCCAggatctttctaattcacaagCCGAGCTCAAGCTTCCGTGCACATCAGGTTCACCAATTATTGATCCCCATCTATCTCCAGATGGTACAATGCTCGGTTATGTAAGAGATTGCGAGTTGCACGTTCTAAATTTGTTATACAATGAATGTATTCAGTTAACATATGGTGCCAAAGGAGATGTTTTG ACTCATGGCCTTGCGGAATATATTGCTCAG GAAGAAATGGATCGCAAGAATGGGTACTGGTGGTCTCTAGACAGCAAATTCATTGCATTCACAGAAGTTGATTCTTCTGAGATTCCGCTTTTCAGGATCATGCATCAAGGCGAAAGCTCTGTTGGTTCTGAAGCTCAAGAAGATCATGCCTATCCCTTTGCGGGAGCTTCAAATGTCAAAGTTCGCCTAGGTGTGGTTTCTTCTGCTGGAGGTCCTATTACTTGGATGGATCTTCTGTGTGGGGGAGCAGATCAACCAGACAGTGAGGACGAATATCTGGCAAGAGTAAATTGGATGCACGGAAATGCTTTAATAGCTCAGGTTTTGAACAGGTCACACAGCAGACTAAAGATCCTTAAATTCGATATTAAAACTGGGAAGCGAAAAGTTTTATTGGTGGAAGAACAAGAAACATGGGTTAGCTTACATGACTGCCTCACACCTCTGGACAGAGGAGTAACCAAATTTTCAGGGGGATTTATCTGGGCTAGTGAGAAAACAGGATTTAAACATCTTTATCTGCATGATTCCAATGGAACATGTTTAGGGCCTATCACCGAAGGAGACTGGATGGTTGAGCAGATTGCTGGTGTAAATGAAGCTGTGGGACTTGTTTATTTTACTGGAACCTTAGACGGGCCTTTGGAATCACACCTTTATTGTGCTAAGCTTTTCATGGATGGAAACCAACCCTTGCAAGCTCCAGTGAGGTTGACTCGTAGCAAGGGGAAACATGCGGTGGTGCTTGATCATCATATGAGGATCTTTGTTGATATCCACGACTCCCTTGATTCTCCCCCTAAAGTTATACTGTGCTCCTTGCACGATGGAAGCTTGATTATGCCTCTGTATGAGCCGTCATTAACGGTTCCAGGATTCAAAAAGCTTCAACTTGAGCCACCAGAGTTAGTCCATTTGCGGGCTAATGATGGGACAACATTGTATGCAGGTCTATATAAGCCTGACGAAACAAGATTTGGACCTCCTCCTTACAAAACCTTGATCAGTGTGTATGGTGGACCGAGTGTACAGCTCGTCTCTGATTCTTGGATAAATACAGTTGACATGAAAGCACAGTATCTAAGAAGCAAAGGCATCTTAGTATGGAAG TTAGATAATAGAGGAACTGCTCGACGTGGACTGAAGTTTGAAGGCTCTTTAAAGTACAATTGCGGTCAGGTTGATGCCGACGACCAACTGACTGGAGCTGAGTGGCTTATAGAAAAAGGGTTAGCACGAGCAGGTCACATTGGATTGTATGGTTGGAGCTATGGTGGATATCTTTCAGCTATGACTCTTGCCAGGTTTCCCGATGTCTTCCGGTGTGCAGTGTCCGGCGCCCCTGTTACATCGTGGGATGGGTATGATACATTCTATACCGAGAAATACATGGGACTGCCTTCTGAGAACGAAGAAGGATACGAGTCTAGCTCCGTGATGCACCATGTGCACAAGATGAAAGGAAAGTTGTTGCTCGTCCATGGCATGATCGATGAAAATGTGCATTTCAGGCATACTGCAAGGCTCGTCAATGCTCTTGTTGCGGCTGGAAAGTCTTACGAGCTATTAATTTTTCCAGATGAACGTCACATGCCACGCCGGCATAGGGATCGGATTTACATGGAAGAGAGAATCTGGGAGTTCATAGAAAGAAGTTTGTGA